From the Amycolatopsis thermoflava N1165 genome, one window contains:
- a CDS encoding NAD+ synthase: MLRIALAQVNPTVGDLTANAAQTVTWARKAAEAGAHVVVFPEMSLTGYPVEDLALRGTFAEASRSALRALAASLADTGCGELLVYVGYLDVDDVGPRDAAAALWRGEVVARQFKHHLPNYGVFDEQRWFKAGRTMDVLRFHGCDIGMVICEDLWQEGGPVSALGAAGVGVVVSPNASPYERSKDDIRLPLVARRAAEAGAPLVYANQVGGQDDLVFDGDSFVVGADGSLLARAPQFVEHLLVADLAVAAGGCAPGTYEGLEVRRRVLSADPVPAYEPLAAAVREPLSQEAEVWSALVVGLRDYVHKNGFRSVILGFSGGIDSAVTAALAVDALGPDSVHGVSMPSRYSSAHSRDDAAELARRLGCHFRVEPVEDMVRVYVAQLGLSGLAEENIQARVRGMILMSLSNLEGHLVLATGNKTELAVGYSTMYGDAVGGFAPIKDVFKTQVWALARWRNAAAEKRGEVPPIPENSIAKPPSAELRPGQLDTDSLPDYGLLDDILDDYVEGDRGYAELVEAGFSPETIDRVIRMVDRAEYKRRQYPIGTKTTFKAFGRDRRLPITNCWREGEF; encoded by the coding sequence ATGCTCCGGATCGCGCTGGCCCAGGTGAACCCGACCGTCGGCGACCTCACGGCCAACGCGGCGCAGACCGTGACGTGGGCCCGAAAGGCCGCCGAGGCGGGGGCGCACGTCGTCGTGTTCCCCGAGATGTCGCTGACCGGGTACCCGGTCGAGGACCTCGCGTTGCGCGGGACCTTCGCGGAGGCGTCGCGCTCGGCGTTGCGGGCGTTGGCTGCTTCGCTTGCGGACACGGGTTGCGGCGAGCTGCTCGTGTACGTGGGCTACCTCGACGTGGACGACGTCGGCCCCCGCGACGCGGCGGCCGCCCTGTGGCGCGGTGAGGTGGTCGCGCGGCAGTTCAAGCACCACCTGCCCAACTACGGCGTGTTCGACGAGCAGCGGTGGTTCAAGGCGGGGCGGACGATGGACGTGCTGCGGTTCCACGGCTGTGACATCGGGATGGTGATCTGCGAGGACCTCTGGCAGGAGGGCGGGCCGGTGTCCGCGCTCGGGGCGGCCGGGGTCGGCGTGGTGGTGTCGCCAAACGCCTCGCCGTACGAACGGTCCAAGGACGACATCCGGCTGCCGCTGGTCGCGCGGCGGGCGGCGGAGGCCGGCGCTCCCCTGGTCTACGCGAACCAGGTCGGCGGCCAGGACGACCTCGTGTTCGACGGAGACTCGTTCGTGGTGGGCGCGGACGGGTCGTTGCTCGCGCGTGCGCCGCAGTTCGTGGAGCACCTGCTGGTCGCTGATTTGGCTGTGGCGGCAGGTGGTTGCGCGCCGGGCACGTACGAGGGGCTCGAGGTGCGGCGTCGGGTGCTGTCGGCGGATCCGGTGCCGGCGTACGAACCCTTGGCCGCGGCGGTGCGGGAGCCGTTGTCCCAGGAGGCGGAGGTGTGGTCGGCGCTGGTCGTCGGGTTGCGGGACTACGTGCACAAGAACGGGTTCCGCTCGGTGATCTTAGGGTTCTCCGGCGGGATCGACTCCGCGGTGACGGCGGCGCTGGCGGTGGACGCGCTGGGACCGGATTCGGTGCACGGGGTGTCGATGCCGTCGCGGTACTCGTCGGCGCATTCGCGGGACGACGCGGCGGAACTGGCGCGGCGGCTGGGTTGCCACTTCCGGGTGGAGCCGGTCGAGGACATGGTGCGGGTGTACGTGGCACAGCTCGGGTTGTCCGGTCTGGCGGAGGAGAACATCCAGGCGCGGGTGCGCGGCATGATCCTGATGTCACTGTCCAACCTGGAGGGACATCTGGTGCTGGCGACCGGGAACAAGACGGAGCTGGCGGTCGGGTACTCGACGATGTACGGCGACGCGGTGGGTGGGTTCGCGCCGATCAAGGACGTGTTCAAGACGCAGGTGTGGGCGCTGGCCCGGTGGCGGAACGCCGCGGCCGAGAAACGCGGCGAGGTGCCGCCGATCCCGGAGAACTCGATCGCCAAGCCGCCGTCGGCGGAGCTGCGGCCGGGGCAGCTCGACACGGATTCCTTGCCGGACTACGGGTTGCTGGACGACATCCTCGACGACTACGTCGAAGGCGACCGGGGTTACGCCGAGTTGGTCGAGGCGGGGTTTTCGCCGGAAACGATCGATCGGGTGATCCGGATGGTAGACCGTGCGGAGTACAAACGCCGCCAGTACCCGATCGGTACGAAGACAACTTTTAAGGCTTTCGGGCGAGATCGACGGCTGCCCATCACGAATTGCTGGCGCGAAGGGGAGTTCTG